From the Peromyscus leucopus breed LL Stock chromosome 8b, UCI_PerLeu_2.1, whole genome shotgun sequence genome, one window contains:
- the Prcd gene encoding photoreceptor disk component PRCD, which yields MCTTLFLLSLAMLWRRRFANRVEPEPSGVDGAVVGSSPDTDLQSSDREKEPVR from the exons ATGTGCACCaccctcttcctgctcagcttgGCCATGCTGTGGCGCCGCAGATTTGCCAACCGGGTGGAACC GGAGCCCAGCGGAGTGGATGGGGCAGTAGTGGGCAGCAGCCCGGACACAGACCTTCAGTCCTCCGACAG GGAGAAAGAACCTGTGAGGTAG